A window of the Oxyura jamaicensis isolate SHBP4307 breed ruddy duck chromosome Z unlocalized genomic scaffold, BPBGC_Ojam_1.0 oxyZ_random_OJ69869, whole genome shotgun sequence genome harbors these coding sequences:
- the LOC118158691 gene encoding potassium/sodium hyperpolarization-activated cyclic nucleotide-gated channel 1-like isoform X2 encodes MSGWLSLLLVCAGKKNSILLQKFQKDLNTGVFNNQENEILKQIVKHDREMVQTIAPVSLQQMSVLNSSTSATSSSRIRTQSPPVYTTGSLSHGNLHSPSPSTQTPQQAVILSPCSYTTAVCSPPVQSPLAGRTFQYASPTASQLSLMQQQPQAPQPPPGAAPKNEVHKSTQALHNTNLSREVRPLSASQPSLPHEISTLISRPHPTVGESLASLPQPAPGASVPPASRATVPQRVSLFRQMSSGAIPPNRGAVPPTTPLQRDSSAVLSTESEGDKPRFASNL; translated from the coding sequence ATGTCAGGCTGGCTAAGTCTTCTGCTTGTCTGTGCAGGGAAGAAGAATTCAATCCTCCTCCAGAAGTTTCAGAAGGACCTCAACACAGGGGTTTTCAACAACCAGGAGAATGAGATCTTGAAGCAGATTGTCAAGCATGACAGGGAGATGGTGCAGACCATTGCCCCAGTGAGCCTGCAGCAGATGTCTGTGCTGAactccagcacctctgccacCTCCTCATCACGCATCAGGACACAGTCCCCTCCTGTTTACACCACTGGCAGCCTGTCCCATGGAAACCTGCACTCCCCCTCACCCAGCACACAGACACCCCAGCAAGCTGTCATCCTCTCACCCTGCTCCTACACAACTGCCGTCTGCAGCCCGCCTGTACAGAGTCCCCTGGCCGGCCGAACTTTCCAGTATGCCTCGCCGACAGCATCACAGCTCTCCctcatgcagcagcagccacaggcaCCCCAGCCACCACCAGGTGCTGCACCCAAGAATGAGGTCCACAAGAGCACCCAGGCCCTCCACAACACCAACCTGAGCCGGGAGGTGCGGCCCCTCTCTGCCTcacagccctccctgccccatgAGATCTCCACCCTGATCTCCAGGCCACACCCCACCGTGGGGGAGTCCCTGGCCTCCCTCCCGCAGCCTGCCCCTGGTGCCAGTGTGCCGCCGGCCAGCAGGGCCACTGTCCCCCAGCGGGTTTCACTCTTCCGACAGATGTCCTCGGGAGCCATCCCCCCGAACCGGGGGGCAGTGCCACCCACAACACCCCTGCAAAGGGATTCTTCTGCAGTCTTAAGCACAGAGTCGGAGGGAGACAAACCAAGGTTC